From Selenomonas ruminantium AC2024, a single genomic window includes:
- a CDS encoding PLP-dependent cysteine synthase family protein — MHYYKSMQELIGHTPLVELTHFELPEGVRLFAKLELWNPGGSAKDRVGRAMIADAEAQGLLMPGGTIIEATAGNTGLGIAYAALNRGYRVIFVVPEKFSVEKQTLMKALGAELVHTPRAGGMLGAAEKAEELRQQIPGAITLKQFENPANPRAHYETTGPEIYADLDGQVDYFVSGAGSGGTFSGVMRYLKEQNPAIKGVLADPYGSIIGGGEHGDYEIEGIGNDFIAATMDTSFIDKVYKIKDEEALAGVRQLAGREGIFAGSSSGAALAAALKLAHSGIQGNIVLPVIDRAERYFSKHILEKPSP; from the coding sequence ATGCACTATTATAAGTCTATGCAGGAGCTCATCGGGCATACGCCGCTCGTTGAGCTGACACATTTTGAGTTGCCGGAGGGCGTCCGGCTGTTTGCCAAATTAGAATTATGGAATCCCGGCGGCAGTGCCAAAGACCGTGTAGGCAGGGCGATGATTGCCGATGCTGAGGCCCAGGGGCTGTTAATGCCCGGCGGAACCATTATCGAGGCTACGGCAGGCAACACAGGCCTGGGCATTGCCTATGCCGCGCTGAATCGTGGCTATCGCGTAATCTTCGTGGTGCCGGAGAAGTTTTCCGTGGAAAAACAGACCTTGATGAAGGCTTTGGGGGCAGAACTGGTGCATACGCCAAGAGCGGGCGGCATGCTTGGGGCGGCGGAAAAGGCGGAGGAACTGCGTCAGCAGATTCCCGGAGCGATTACGCTGAAGCAGTTTGAAAATCCCGCCAATCCCCGTGCCCATTACGAAACGACCGGGCCGGAAATCTATGCCGATTTGGACGGGCAGGTGGATTACTTCGTTTCCGGGGCGGGCAGCGGCGGCACGTTTTCGGGCGTTATGCGCTACTTGAAAGAACAGAATCCGGCGATTAAAGGGGTACTTGCGGACCCCTATGGTTCCATTATCGGCGGCGGGGAGCATGGTGATTATGAAATTGAGGGGATTGGCAATGATTTTATTGCGGCAACGATGGACACATCGTTTATCGATAAGGTCTATAAGATTAAAGATGAAGAGGCTTTGGCTGGCGTAAGGCAGCTCGCGGGCCGGGAGGGAATCTTCGCGGGCAGCTCGAGCGGGGCAGCCTTGGCGGCGGCGTTGAAGCTCGCGCATTCCGGCATTCAGGGCAATATCGTCCTGCCGGTTATCGACCGTGCGGAGCGTTACTTCAGCAAACACATTTTGGAAAAGCCTTCCCCTTGA
- a CDS encoding nitrogenase component 1: protein MPKKINLDIASVEQREQRLGTIIAWDGTTEELHKQSSYELRGQRERGAGCGGNCRLCELSGPFTQGSVCSEQMVECQAGNVRDAVLIQHAPIGCGGGQTVYNNIYRNGLVMRGYKAENLRIINTNLIESDMVFGAADKLRQSIDDAFERYQPQAIFVASSCATGIIGEDIESITDEKEAELGIPVVPLACEGFRSKHWSTGFDATQHGILRQIVRRNPTKKQEDLVNVINLWGSDVFSPMLAHLNLRVNYVVDLASVEELAQMSEAAATVGFCYTLSSYMAAALEQHFGVPEVKAPMPYGFAGADAWLRELAKVTHREHLVEKFIAEEHARVKPKIEELKKKLKGVKGFVATGSAYAHGLIQVLRELDVEVDGSLTFHHDPVYDSGDQREDSLGHLNEHYGQVKNFHVSNRQQYQLYAFLQENKPDFLLIRHNGLAPLASRLGIPAAPLGDEHIAVGYDGIVNLGETILEILAHKKFHDDIKKHVKLPYKKWWLEQKDAYILAKHPELVKFDEDEYRAEQERKEAAHA, encoded by the coding sequence ATGCCAAAGAAAATCAATCTGGATATTGCCTCCGTCGAGCAGCGGGAACAGCGCTTGGGGACCATTATCGCCTGGGATGGTACTACCGAAGAACTGCACAAGCAGTCCAGCTATGAACTGCGTGGACAACGGGAGCGGGGCGCAGGCTGTGGCGGCAACTGCCGCCTGTGCGAACTGTCGGGGCCGTTTACGCAGGGCTCGGTCTGCAGTGAGCAGATGGTGGAATGCCAGGCAGGCAATGTCCGCGATGCGGTGCTGATTCAGCACGCCCCCATTGGCTGCGGCGGCGGGCAGACCGTCTACAACAACATTTACCGCAATGGTCTGGTTATGCGCGGCTATAAGGCCGAAAATTTGCGCATCATCAACACCAATCTGATTGAGAGCGACATGGTGTTTGGTGCGGCGGATAAACTGCGTCAGTCCATTGACGATGCCTTTGAGCGCTATCAGCCACAGGCAATCTTTGTTGCCTCCTCCTGCGCCACGGGCATTATCGGTGAGGATATCGAAAGCATTACGGACGAGAAGGAGGCAGAACTGGGGATACCCGTGGTGCCGCTTGCCTGCGAAGGTTTCCGGTCCAAGCATTGGAGTACCGGTTTTGATGCCACGCAGCACGGCATTTTGCGGCAGATTGTGCGCAGGAACCCCACGAAAAAACAGGAGGATTTGGTCAATGTCATCAATCTTTGGGGTTCGGATGTCTTTTCGCCCATGCTGGCGCACTTGAATTTGCGGGTAAATTATGTCGTGGATTTGGCTTCGGTGGAAGAATTGGCACAGATGTCCGAAGCGGCGGCTACGGTGGGCTTCTGCTACACCTTGTCCTCCTATATGGCGGCAGCCTTGGAACAGCATTTCGGCGTGCCGGAGGTCAAGGCGCCCATGCCATACGGTTTTGCGGGGGCAGACGCGTGGCTACGGGAACTGGCGAAAGTCACCCATCGGGAACATCTGGTGGAAAAATTCATTGCCGAAGAACACGCCCGCGTCAAGCCGAAGATTGAGGAACTCAAGAAAAAACTCAAAGGCGTCAAGGGCTTTGTCGCTACGGGTTCTGCCTATGCGCATGGGCTTATACAGGTCTTGCGGGAGTTGGATGTGGAAGTGGACGGCTCGCTGACCTTCCATCATGACCCGGTTTACGACAGCGGCGACCAAAGAGAGGATTCGCTGGGCCATCTGAATGAGCATTATGGTCAGGTTAAAAACTTCCATGTGTCTAACCGCCAGCAGTATCAGCTCTACGCTTTCCTGCAGGAAAACAAGCCGGACTTTTTGTTGATTCGCCACAATGGACTCGCGCCTCTTGCCTCACGTTTAGGGATTCCTGCCGCTCCCTTGGGCGATGAACATATTGCCGTGGGCTATGACGGAATTGTGAATCTGGGCGAAACCATTTTGGAAATTTTGGCGCACAAGAAATTCCATGACGATATCAAAAAACACGTCAAACTGCCGTATAAGAAGTGGTGGCTGGAACAGAAAGATGCCTATATTCTCGCCAAGCACCCCGAACTGGTGAAATTTGACGAGGATGAATATCGCGCCGAGCAGGAAAGAAAGGAGGCAGCCCATGCCTAA
- a CDS encoding radical SAM protein has protein sequence MDEKRVRELHPCFGAKQHRGRIHLPVCPGCNLECRFCDRKINDVENRPGVTAAVIQPDEAVMYIERALQFCPELSVVGIAGPGDTLASDRAIETFRLIGDKFPQLLKCMSTNGLLLSERAHDVIDVGIDTLTVTVNAVDPAIEAQMINGLVYHGKRYTGEEAGALIIQNQLAGIRKVAAAGVVVKVNTVLVNEINRFHIGAIAKAVKEAGATIYNIIPLIPQHDLKNCEAPSCVDLAVARKEAGKHIDVFRHCQHCRADAVGVPGKNNFSQEVYKGLLQAKETFSHG, from the coding sequence ATGGATGAAAAGCGGGTCAGGGAGCTGCACCCATGCTTTGGAGCAAAGCAGCACAGGGGGCGTATCCATTTGCCGGTATGCCCCGGATGTAATTTGGAATGCCGTTTTTGCGACCGCAAGATTAACGATGTGGAAAACCGACCGGGGGTGACTGCGGCGGTTATTCAACCGGATGAAGCGGTCATGTATATAGAGCGGGCGTTGCAGTTCTGCCCGGAACTCAGCGTGGTGGGCATTGCGGGGCCGGGGGATACCCTGGCATCCGACAGGGCTATAGAGACGTTTCGCCTGATTGGTGATAAGTTTCCGCAGCTTCTCAAGTGCATGAGCACCAATGGCCTGCTTTTAAGCGAGCGGGCGCATGACGTAATTGATGTGGGTATCGATACGCTGACGGTCACGGTCAATGCCGTAGACCCGGCGATTGAAGCCCAGATGATTAATGGGCTGGTCTATCATGGTAAGCGTTATACCGGTGAGGAAGCCGGAGCGCTCATCATTCAGAATCAGCTTGCAGGTATCCGCAAGGTGGCCGCCGCCGGTGTGGTGGTCAAGGTCAATACGGTGCTCGTCAATGAAATCAACCGTTTCCATATCGGCGCGATTGCCAAGGCGGTCAAGGAAGCAGGGGCAACGATTTATAACATCATTCCGCTGATTCCGCAGCATGATTTGAAAAATTGCGAGGCACCGAGCTGTGTGGATTTGGCGGTGGCGAGAAAAGAAGCAGGGAAACACATTGATGTATTCCGCCACTGTCAGCACTGCCGCGCAGATGCCGTGGGGGTACCGGGGAAAAACAACTTTAGCCAGGAAGTGTATAAGGGGCTCTTGCAGGCGAAAGAAACCTTTTCCCACGGTTGA
- a CDS encoding trans-sulfuration enzyme family protein: MCKQKFNTALIHGGIDGDSRTGAVNVPIYQTSTFKQDGLGELREGIWEYSRTGNPTRAALEALIAQLEGGEAGFAFASGMAAITAVLSLFQSNVKILLSSNVYGGTFRVLDKVFSRFNLTYSLEDTTDLAALEREFTPNVKAIIIESPANPLLTITDIRAVAEIAHRHGALVIVDNTFMTPYLQQPLALGADVVVHSATKYLGGHSDLVAGLAVVKTRELADKLAFVQNSTGAVLGPQDAFLLIRGIKTLAVRLDRHVENAAYLADWLAGNLEVKKIYYPGLTSHIGYEINQQQAKNGGAMISFELAEGHDIRKFFKSLQLIALAESLGGVESLVCHPATMTHAAIPRETREKIGITDNLIRLSVGIEDKADLLADLKQAIEESRI, translated from the coding sequence ATGTGTAAGCAGAAATTTAACACCGCCCTGATTCACGGCGGGATTGATGGGGACAGCCGGACAGGCGCGGTCAATGTGCCCATTTATCAGACTTCGACATTTAAGCAGGACGGTTTGGGGGAACTGCGGGAGGGGATTTGGGAGTATTCCCGTACAGGCAATCCGACAAGGGCGGCACTGGAAGCCCTGATTGCCCAGCTGGAAGGCGGCGAAGCCGGCTTTGCCTTTGCATCGGGGATGGCGGCGATTACGGCGGTGTTGAGCCTGTTCCAAAGCAATGTAAAAATTCTCCTGTCGAGCAATGTGTATGGCGGTACCTTCCGCGTGCTGGACAAGGTGTTTAGCCGGTTCAATTTGACGTATTCGTTGGAAGATACGACGGATTTGGCGGCGCTCGAAAGGGAGTTTACGCCGAATGTCAAGGCCATCATCATTGAAAGTCCGGCTAATCCCTTGCTGACCATCACCGATATCCGGGCGGTGGCGGAAATCGCTCACCGTCATGGGGCGCTTGTGATTGTGGACAACACGTTTATGACGCCTTATCTGCAGCAGCCGTTGGCTTTGGGCGCAGATGTTGTCGTCCATAGCGCCACGAAATATCTGGGCGGGCACAGCGATTTGGTCGCAGGGCTGGCGGTGGTCAAGACACGGGAGCTGGCCGACAAGCTCGCCTTTGTACAGAATTCCACGGGCGCGGTCTTAGGGCCGCAGGATGCATTCCTGCTGATTCGGGGCATCAAGACGTTGGCGGTACGCCTTGACCGTCATGTGGAAAATGCCGCCTATCTGGCCGATTGGCTGGCGGGCAATCTGGAGGTGAAGAAGATTTACTATCCGGGGCTGACCAGCCATATCGGTTATGAAATCAATCAGCAGCAGGCGAAAAACGGCGGCGCGATGATTTCCTTTGAACTGGCAGAAGGTCATGATATCCGCAAATTCTTCAAGTCGCTGCAGCTTATTGCACTAGCCGAGAGCCTGGGCGGTGTGGAAAGTCTCGTCTGCCATCCGGCAACCATGACGCATGCCGCCATTCCGCGGGAAACGCGGGAGAAAATCGGCATTACGGATAACCTTATCCGCCTGTCGGTTGGCATTGAGGATAAGGCCGATTTGCTGGCGGATTTGAAACAGGCCATTGAGGAAAGCCGTATTTAA
- the nifH gene encoding nitrogenase iron protein, whose product MAKEGLRQIAIYGKGGIGKSTTTQNLTAGLTELGKNVMVVGCDPKADSTRLLLGGLAQKTVLDTLRDEGEEVELDSILKTGFGGTRCVESGGPEPGVGCAGRGIITSIGLLERLGAYTDDLDYVFYDVLGDVVCGGFAMPIREGKAKEIYIVASGEMMSLYAANNISKGIARYAAKGGVRLGGIICNSRNVDRELELLRAFAEELGTQLIHFVPRDNVVQHAEIHKETVIQYKPKAHQADEYRELARKIEENELFVIPKPMTQDRLEEILLEYGLMDNVEDDYRI is encoded by the coding sequence ATGGCAAAAGAAGGCTTACGTCAGATTGCAATTTACGGTAAAGGCGGTATCGGTAAATCCACGACCACGCAGAATCTTACCGCCGGCCTTACGGAACTGGGGAAAAATGTCATGGTGGTCGGCTGTGACCCCAAGGCGGATTCCACCCGCCTGCTTTTGGGCGGCCTTGCCCAAAAGACGGTACTCGATACGCTCCGCGATGAAGGGGAAGAAGTGGAGCTGGACAGCATCTTGAAAACCGGCTTTGGCGGCACTCGCTGTGTGGAATCCGGCGGGCCCGAACCGGGAGTCGGCTGTGCCGGACGCGGCATCATCACCTCGATTGGGCTGTTGGAGCGTTTGGGCGCTTATACGGATGATTTGGACTATGTGTTCTATGACGTTTTGGGTGACGTGGTCTGCGGCGGCTTTGCCATGCCCATCCGTGAGGGCAAGGCCAAGGAAATCTACATTGTGGCGAGCGGTGAAATGATGTCCCTCTATGCGGCGAACAATATCTCCAAGGGCATTGCCCGCTATGCGGCGAAAGGCGGCGTGCGCCTGGGCGGCATCATCTGCAACAGCCGCAATGTTGACCGTGAACTGGAACTGCTGCGCGCCTTTGCCGAGGAACTGGGGACCCAGCTTATCCATTTTGTGCCGCGTGACAATGTGGTACAGCATGCAGAAATCCACAAGGAAACGGTTATCCAGTACAAGCCGAAAGCCCATCAGGCAGACGAATACCGTGAGCTGGCGCGCAAAATTGAAGAAAATGAACTGTTCGTCATTCCAAAACCCATGACGCAGGACCGCCTGGAGGAAATCCTGCTCGAATACGGCTTGATGGACAACGTGGAAGACGATTATCGCATCTGA
- a CDS encoding NifB/NifX family molybdenum-iron cluster-binding protein — protein sequence MPYRIALASSDGLHIDRHFGASDGFLIVEVTQDGTFLEVERRQVKAPCQHGYHDDGAMLEAVQALSDCRYVVAEAIGPGAQKALERQDILPLEIDGQTVDTAVPKIHDYEVKKQQASVAY from the coding sequence ATGCCTTATCGCATAGCCTTGGCGTCCAGTGACGGCCTGCATATTGACCGTCATTTTGGCGCCAGCGATGGCTTTTTGATTGTGGAGGTGACCCAAGATGGCACCTTTTTGGAGGTCGAACGGCGGCAGGTAAAAGCGCCCTGTCAGCATGGCTATCACGATGATGGGGCAATGCTGGAAGCCGTGCAGGCATTAAGCGACTGCCGCTATGTGGTGGCGGAGGCCATTGGCCCCGGTGCACAGAAGGCACTCGAACGGCAGGACATCCTGCCACTCGAGATTGACGGGCAGACGGTGGATACGGCTGTGCCGAAAATCCATGATTATGAAGTAAAGAAACAACAGGCAAGTGTAGCGTATTGA